The sequence GGCCGCCGCGCTGGCCCGGCACAGCCTCGGCGAGGCCCGGCGCTCGGTCCACAATCTCGCCCCCGTCGCCCTGGAGCACGACGATCTGGTGGGCGCGCTGAAGGCCGCGGTGGCCGACTGGTCCCAACAGCGCCGGGTGCGGGCCGACTTCACGGTGACCGGGACCGTCGAGCAGGTCCACGACGAGATCGCCGCCGCTCTCCTGCGCATCGCGGGCGAGGCCCTCGCCAACGCCGGGCGGCACGCCGGGGCGGGCCGGGTCGGCGTCACGCTGTCCTTCATGGGCGACGAACTCGCCCTGGACGTCCGGGACGACGGGCGCGGCTTCGAGCCGGGCGCCGTGCCCCCGGCCGGCCGCAGCGGCGGATTCGGCCTCGGCGGGATGCGGGCCCGCGCCGAACGGGTCGCGGGCTCCCTGGAGGTGGAGTCGGGGCCGGGCCGGGGCACGGCCGTCTCGGCGCGGGTCCCCCTGGTCCGGCAGAGCTGATCACGCGTACCGTTCGACCTGCCATGACTGAGGAATCCGCACGCGTCATCACACTCATCGTCGTCGACGACCACCCCGTCGTACGGGACGGCCTGCGCGGCATGTTCACGTCCGCCCCCGGCTTCCGGGTCCTGGGGGAGGCGGCGGACGGCGTCGCGGGCGTGGACCTGGCCGCCCGCCTGGACCCCGACGTCGTCCTGATGGACCTGCGGATGCCCGGTGGCGGCGGGGTCGCGGCCATCGCCGAGCTGACCCGGCGCGGCGCCCGCTCCAGGGTCCTCGTCCTCACCACGTACGACACCGACTCCGACACGCTGCCCGCGATCGAGGCGGGCGCCACCGGCTATCTGCTCAAGGACGCCCCGCGCGAGGAACTGTTCGCCGCCGTCCGGGCCGCCGCCGACGGCCGCAGCGTCCTGTCGCCCGCCATCGCCTCCCGGCTGATGACCCGGGTGCGTACCCCCGAGGCCCCCGCCGACGAGTCCCTCTCCGCCCGGGAACGTGAGGTGCTGGCCCTGGTCGCGCGGGGGACCACCAACCGGGAGATCGCCGCCGAACTGTTCATCAGCGAGGCGACCGTGAAGACCCATCTGACCCATGTCTACGCCAAGCTCGGCGCCAAGGACCGGGCCGCGGCCGTCGCCGTCGGCTACGACCGGGGCATCCTCGGCTGACCTCCCGCCCGCGCCCCGCTCCCGGCTACGCCGTCACCCGCAGCAGCAGCACCGAGCGCGCCGGTACGGTCAGGTCCTCGCCGCCCGCGTGGGCCGTGCCCGGCGCGGCCGACTGGTCCTCCCGCGAGGTGTCCAGGACCAGTTCGTAGCGCGCCGCCCAGGGGGGTCCCGGCAGCCGAAAGCCGATCGGCTCCGCCCCGGCGTGCAGGATCGTCAGGAAGCTGTCGTCGGTGACCTGCTCGCCCCGCGCGTCCCGGCCGGGAATGTCGCGGCCGGAGAGGAAGAGCCCGAGCATCGCGGCCGGCGCGTACCAGTCGGCCTCCGTCATCTCCGTACCGTCGCGGGTGAACCACGCCAGGTCCCGCAGTCCGTCCGGGGCCTGCGGGCGCCCGGAGAAGAACGCCCGGCGGCGCAGCACCGGATGGGTGTGGCGCAGCTTCAGCACCCGGGCCGTCAGCTCGGTCAGCTCCCGCCACCGGGGCTCCTCCAGCAGCGACCAGTCCAGCCAGCTGACCTCGTTGTCCTGGCAGTACGCGTTGTTGTTGCCGCCCTGGGTACGCCCCATCTCGTCGCCCGCCACCAGCATCGGTACGCCCGTGGAGAGCAGCAGCGTGGTGAGGAGGTTGCGCAGCCGGCGCAGGCGCAGGGCGTTGATCCGCGGGTCGTCGCTCTCGCCCTCGGCCCCGCTGTTCCAGGCGCGGTTGTCGTCGGTGCCGTCGCGGTTGCCCTCGCCGTTGGCCTCGTTGTGCTTGTGCTCGTAGCTGACCAGGTCGCGCAGGGTGAAGCCGTCGTGCGCGGTGACGAAGTTGACGGAGGCGTACGGCCGTCGGCCGCCCCAGGCGTACAGGTCGCTCGATCCGGTCAGCCGGTAGCCGAGGTCCCGTACGTCGGGCAGGGCGCCGCGCCAGAAGTCCCGTACGGCGTCGCGGTAGCGGTCGTTCCACTCCGTCCACAGGGGCGGGAAGGCGCCGACCTGGTAGCCGCCGTCGCCGACGTCCCACGGTTCGGCGATCAGCTTGACCCGGCGCAGCACCGGGTCCTGGGCGATCACCGCGAGGAACGGGGAGAGCATGTCGACGTCGTGCATCGAACGGGCCAGTGCCGCCGCCAGGTCGAAACGGAAGCCGTCGACGCCCATCTCCGTCACCCAGTAGCGCAGGGAGTCCGTGATCAGCCGCAGGACGTGCGGCTGCACCACGTGCAGGGTGTTGCCGCACCCCGTGTAGTCCGCGTATCTGCGGGCGTCGGGCTGGAGGCGGTAGTAGCCGCGGTTGTCGATGCCGCGCAGGGACAGCATCGGGCCCAGCTCACCCGCCTCCGCCGTGTGGTTGTAGACCACGTCGAGGATGACCTCGATCCCGGCGTCGTGCAGGGCGCGCACCATCCGTTTGAACTCGCCGACCTGGCGGCCCGCGGTGCCGCTCGCCGAGTACCCGGCGTGCGGGGCGAAGTAGCCGATGGAGTTGTAGCCCCAGTAGTTGTGCAGACCGCGCCGCAGCAGATGGTCCTCGTGCGCGAACTGGTGCACCGGCAGCAGTTCGACGGCCGTCACCCCCAGCCGTCGCAGATGCCCGATCGCCGCCGGGTGGGCGAGACCGGCGTACGTGCCCCGCAGCTCCGGCGGGATGCCGGGGTGCAGTTTCGTGAAGCCGCGCACATGCAGCTCGTAGATGACGCTGTCCGCCCACGGGGTCTTGGGGCGCCGGTCCTCCACCCAGTCGTCGTCGTCATGGACGACGACGCCCTTGGGCACGAAGGGGGCGGAGTCCCGGTCGTCGCGCACGGTGTCGGCGACCTGCTGCTGCGGCCAGTCCCGCACATGGCCGTACACCTCGGACGGCAGGGTGAAGGAGCCGTCCACCGCGCGCGCGTACGGATCGAGGAGCAGCTTCGCCGCGTTCCAGCGGGCGCCGGTCCAGGGGTCCCAGCGGCCGTGCACCCGGTAGCCGTACCGCTGTCCCGGCCGCACACCGGGCAGGAAGCCGTGCCGGATCTCATGGGTCAGCTCGGTCAGGAAACAGCGCCGCTCGCCGCCCCGCTCGTCGAAGAGACAGAGTTCGACCGCCTCGGCGC is a genomic window of Streptomyces sp. NBC_01237 containing:
- a CDS encoding response regulator transcription factor — its product is MTEESARVITLIVVDDHPVVRDGLRGMFTSAPGFRVLGEAADGVAGVDLAARLDPDVVLMDLRMPGGGGVAAIAELTRRGARSRVLVLTTYDTDSDTLPAIEAGATGYLLKDAPREELFAAVRAAADGRSVLSPAIASRLMTRVRTPEAPADESLSAREREVLALVARGTTNREIAAELFISEATVKTHLTHVYAKLGAKDRAAAVAVGYDRGILG
- the glgX gene encoding glycogen debranching protein GlgX, translated to MSSAAEQEAVQEPEPRTAGYGDETAAPVVWPGTPMPLGARFRVGPDGVAGTNFALWAGGAEAVELCLFDERGGERRCFLTELTHEIRHGFLPGVRPGQRYGYRVHGRWDPWTGARWNAAKLLLDPYARAVDGSFTLPSEVYGHVRDWPQQQVADTVRDDRDSAPFVPKGVVVHDDDDWVEDRRPKTPWADSVIYELHVRGFTKLHPGIPPELRGTYAGLAHPAAIGHLRRLGVTAVELLPVHQFAHEDHLLRRGLHNYWGYNSIGYFAPHAGYSASGTAGRQVGEFKRMVRALHDAGIEVILDVVYNHTAEAGELGPMLSLRGIDNRGYYRLQPDARRYADYTGCGNTLHVVQPHVLRLITDSLRYWVTEMGVDGFRFDLAAALARSMHDVDMLSPFLAVIAQDPVLRRVKLIAEPWDVGDGGYQVGAFPPLWTEWNDRYRDAVRDFWRGALPDVRDLGYRLTGSSDLYAWGGRRPYASVNFVTAHDGFTLRDLVSYEHKHNEANGEGNRDGTDDNRAWNSGAEGESDDPRINALRLRRLRNLLTTLLLSTGVPMLVAGDEMGRTQGGNNNAYCQDNEVSWLDWSLLEEPRWRELTELTARVLKLRHTHPVLRRRAFFSGRPQAPDGLRDLAWFTRDGTEMTEADWYAPAAMLGLFLSGRDIPGRDARGEQVTDDSFLTILHAGAEPIGFRLPGPPWAARYELVLDTSREDQSAAPGTAHAGGEDLTVPARSVLLLRVTA